A genome region from Sphingomonas sp. BGYR3 includes the following:
- the epsC gene encoding serine O-acetyltransferase EpsC yields MIRRLGRYLDSIKARDPAPRSRAEILLYPGVWALGFHRIAHRLFRMRLFFLARAVNHVSRFLTAIDIHPGATIGHHFFIDHGFTVIGETAVIGDNVTIYQCVTLGGTSPDNGIAGKRHPTLLDGAIIGSGAQVLGPITVGRGARIGANAVVTKDVPDGATMVGIPAKPVLMDASSYQSGQGFMPYGTPCREMFDPQTQKLEILRCELEAMRRRVDELMAERDAVERRDRA; encoded by the coding sequence ATGATCCGGCGCCTGGGACGATATCTGGATTCGATCAAGGCGCGCGATCCGGCTCCGCGGTCGCGGGCGGAGATCCTGCTGTACCCCGGCGTCTGGGCGCTGGGGTTCCACCGGATTGCGCATCGCCTGTTCCGGATGCGCCTGTTCTTCCTGGCCCGCGCGGTCAATCACGTGTCCCGGTTCCTGACCGCGATCGATATTCATCCCGGCGCGACGATCGGCCATCACTTCTTCATCGACCATGGCTTTACCGTGATCGGCGAAACAGCGGTGATCGGCGACAATGTCACCATCTATCAGTGCGTGACGCTGGGCGGGACCAGCCCGGACAATGGCATTGCCGGCAAACGGCATCCGACGTTGCTGGACGGTGCGATCATCGGTTCCGGTGCGCAGGTGCTGGGGCCGATCACGGTCGGGCGCGGTGCGCGCATCGGGGCCAATGCCGTGGTGACCAAGGATGTGCCGGACGGGGCGACGATGGTTGGCATTCCCGCCAAGCCCGTGCTGATGGACGCATCCAGTTACCAGTCGGGGCAGGGGTTCATGCCCTATGGCACGCCGTGCCGCGAGATGTTCGATCCCCAGACGCAGAAGCTGGAAATCCTGCGCTGCGAGCTTGAGGCGATGCGTCGGCGCGTGGACGAACTGATGGCCGAACGCGATGCCGTGGAGCGCCGCGACCGCGCCTGA
- a CDS encoding DUF2794 domain-containing protein, protein MGTVTPFPAPGGPRPGQVGFDRAELGRILDLYGRMVAAGHWRDYAIRLERDVAMFAAFRRTAENPELRIEKRPALRNRQGMWALIGEQGVVLKRGHELALVLAPVERRLMKLVEN, encoded by the coding sequence ATGGGAACCGTCACGCCGTTTCCCGCCCCGGGCGGGCCGCGCCCCGGACAGGTGGGCTTTGACCGGGCGGAACTGGGCCGGATCCTCGACCTGTATGGCCGGATGGTCGCTGCGGGCCACTGGCGCGATTATGCCATCCGGCTGGAACGGGACGTGGCGATGTTCGCCGCGTTTCGCCGGACGGCGGAAAACCCTGAATTGCGGATCGAAAAGCGTCCGGCGCTGCGCAACCGGCAGGGGATGTGGGCGCTGATCGGGGAACAGGGCGTGGTGCTGAAGCGCGGGCACGAACTGGCGCTGGTCCTGGCCCCGGTCGAACGCCGCCTGATGAAGCTGGTCGAGAATTAG
- a CDS encoding SDR family NAD(P)-dependent oxidoreductase, whose protein sequence is MAIRFDGRVAIVTGAGGGLGRAYALELARRGARVVVNDLGGARDGTGRSDAADRVVAEIEALGGEAMADGGNVTDFAQMEAMVARAAERWGGVHILINNAGVLRDRSFAKMSPEDFEFVVRVHLIGSANATKAVWDRMRDQGYGRILMTASSTGLFGNFGQANYGAAKLGLAGLTKTLYLEGAKYNVRVNTLAPVAGTRMTEDIFPEAAFHAFAPEAVVPAALYLVSEDAPTNAIVGAGAGVFQASYVTLTRGVHLTGDALSPEGVAEHWATITDRTGEIVPQSGGEQAGLIFSQLG, encoded by the coding sequence ATGGCGATCCGGTTCGATGGGCGCGTGGCGATCGTCACTGGCGCTGGCGGCGGGCTTGGCCGCGCCTATGCGCTGGAACTAGCCCGTCGCGGGGCGCGGGTCGTGGTCAACGATCTGGGCGGCGCACGCGACGGCACCGGACGATCCGATGCCGCCGATCGCGTGGTGGCGGAGATCGAGGCGCTGGGCGGCGAGGCGATGGCCGATGGCGGCAACGTCACCGATTTTGCCCAGATGGAGGCGATGGTCGCCCGCGCCGCCGAACGATGGGGCGGCGTCCACATCCTGATCAACAATGCCGGCGTGCTGCGCGACCGCAGCTTTGCCAAGATGAGCCCGGAAGATTTCGAGTTCGTCGTGCGCGTCCACCTGATCGGGTCGGCCAACGCGACCAAGGCGGTGTGGGACCGGATGCGCGATCAGGGATATGGCCGCATCCTGATGACCGCCAGCTCGACCGGCCTGTTCGGCAATTTCGGCCAGGCCAATTACGGCGCGGCCAAGCTGGGCCTCGCGGGGCTGACCAAGACGCTGTATCTGGAGGGCGCGAAATACAATGTCCGCGTCAACACGCTGGCCCCCGTTGCCGGCACGCGGATGACAGAGGACATTTTTCCCGAAGCCGCCTTTCACGCCTTTGCGCCAGAGGCCGTGGTGCCGGCCGCGCTCTATCTGGTCAGCGAGGATGCGCCGACCAACGCGATCGTCGGGGCGGGCGCGGGCGTATTCCAGGCCAGCTATGTCACGCTGACCCGCGGCGTCCACCTGACCGGCGATGCCCTGTCGCCAGAGGGCGTGGCAGAACATTGGGCGACGATCACCGACCGGACGGGCGAGATTGTGCCCCAGTCGGGCGGGGAGCAGGCCGGGCTGATCTTCAGCCAGCTCGGCTGA
- the phoB gene encoding phosphate regulon transcriptional regulator PhoB: protein MSRATMLLVEDDPALAELLIYHFKREDFEVKHTPDGEEALLLAKEASPDIVLLDWMVEGLSGIEVCRRLRRMSETANVPIIMLTARGEEEDRVRGLETGADDYVTKPFSPRELVARVGAVLRRVRPALAGEQLVYADIEMDTVGHKVRRGGEVVPLGPTEFRLLKHFLEHPGWVFSRERLLDAVWGHDSDIESRTVDVHIRRLRKAINQGDRPDIIRTVRSAGYALDSGN, encoded by the coding sequence ATGTCACGCGCAACGATGCTGCTGGTCGAGGATGATCCGGCACTGGCCGAGCTGCTCATCTATCATTTCAAGCGCGAGGATTTCGAGGTCAAGCATACGCCGGACGGCGAAGAGGCGCTGTTGCTGGCCAAGGAGGCATCGCCCGACATTGTGCTGCTCGACTGGATGGTCGAGGGGCTGTCGGGGATCGAGGTGTGCCGCCGCCTGCGCCGGATGAGCGAGACGGCCAATGTCCCGATCATCATGCTGACCGCGCGCGGCGAAGAAGAGGATCGGGTGCGCGGCCTGGAAACCGGGGCGGACGATTACGTCACCAAGCCCTTTTCCCCGCGGGAACTGGTCGCGCGGGTCGGCGCGGTGCTGCGCCGCGTGCGCCCGGCGCTGGCCGGGGAACAGCTGGTCTATGCCGACATCGAAATGGATACGGTCGGCCACAAGGTGCGCCGCGGCGGCGAAGTGGTGCCGCTGGGTCCCACCGAGTTTCGCCTGCTCAAGCATTTCCTGGAACATCCCGGCTGGGTGTTCAGCCGCGAACGGCTGCTCGATGCGGTCTGGGGCCATGACAGCGACATCGAAAGCCGCACCGTCGACGTCCATATCCGCCGCCTGCGCAAGGCGATCAATCAGGGCGACCGGCCGGACATCATCCGCACGGTCCGCTCCGCCGGCTATGCGCTGGATTCGGGGAACTGA
- the phoU gene encoding phosphate signaling complex protein PhoU encodes MSEHTVKAFDEDIGELRGLIAQMGGMAESAIEAAMTALKRHDLKAAAEIIEGDKAIDALEFEIERLAVRLIALRAPMADDLREVVSALKIASVLERVGDYAKNIAKRVAVIKDGGDMAPLSLLPAMATMATDMLHDVLDAFAARDPETAVRVCERDNAVDDFYNSIFRTLVTFMVENPSTIGQAAHLLFIAKNLERVGDHATNVAEMVYYTATGHHMSDRDQGEPVPVIGS; translated from the coding sequence ATGAGCGAACATACGGTCAAGGCATTCGATGAGGACATCGGCGAGCTGCGCGGCCTGATCGCGCAGATGGGCGGGATGGCCGAAAGCGCGATCGAGGCGGCGATGACCGCGCTGAAGCGGCACGACCTCAAAGCGGCGGCCGAGATCATCGAGGGCGACAAGGCGATCGACGCGCTGGAATTCGAGATCGAGCGGCTGGCCGTCCGGTTGATCGCCCTGCGTGCGCCGATGGCGGACGACCTGCGCGAAGTGGTCAGCGCGCTCAAGATCGCCAGCGTCCTGGAACGCGTCGGCGATTATGCCAAGAACATTGCCAAGCGCGTGGCCGTCATCAAGGACGGCGGCGACATGGCGCCGCTGTCTCTGCTGCCCGCCATGGCGACCATGGCGACCGACATGCTGCATGACGTGCTCGACGCCTTTGCCGCGCGCGATCCCGAAACGGCGGTCCGGGTGTGCGAACGCGACAATGCGGTCGATGATTTCTACAATTCCATCTTTCGCACCCTGGTCACCTTCATGGTCGAAAACCCGTCGACCATCGGTCAGGCGGCGCATCTGCTGTTCATTGCCAAGAATCTGGAGCGGGTGGGCGACCACGCGACCAATGTCGCGGAAATGGTCTATTACACTGCGACCGGCCACCACATGAGCGACCGGGATCAGGGCGAACCTGTTCCCGTCATCGGGAGCTGA
- the pstB gene encoding phosphate ABC transporter ATP-binding protein PstB, with translation MTDTLINPAIAPATAPIKMAARDVHVHYGATHAIKGVSIGIDMDNVTAFIGPSGCGKSTFLRTLNRMNDTVANARVTGDITLDGEDIYASSMDVVQLRARVGMVFQKPNPFPKSIFENVAYGPKIHGLATSKSDLADIVEQSLRRAGLWDEVKDRLNDSGTAMSGGQQQRLCIARAIAVDPEVILMDEPCSALDPIATAKIEELIHELRGRYAIVIVTHNMQQAARVSQRTAFFHLGNLVEYGVTSDIFTNPRQERTKDYITGRYG, from the coding sequence ATGACCGACACCCTTATCAACCCGGCGATCGCGCCGGCCACCGCGCCGATCAAGATGGCGGCGCGCGACGTCCATGTGCATTACGGGGCGACGCACGCGATCAAGGGCGTGTCGATCGGCATCGACATGGACAATGTGACCGCGTTCATCGGCCCGTCGGGCTGTGGCAAGTCCACGTTCCTGCGCACGCTGAACCGGATGAACGACACGGTCGCCAATGCGCGCGTCACCGGCGATATCACGCTGGACGGCGAGGATATCTATGCCTCGTCCATGGACGTGGTTCAGCTGCGCGCGCGGGTCGGCATGGTGTTTCAAAAGCCCAACCCGTTCCCCAAGTCGATCTTTGAAAATGTCGCCTATGGGCCGAAGATCCACGGGCTGGCGACCAGCAAGTCCGACCTTGCCGACATTGTCGAGCAGTCGCTGCGTCGCGCCGGCCTGTGGGACGAGGTGAAGGACCGCCTGAACGACAGCGGCACCGCCATGTCCGGCGGCCAGCAGCAGCGGCTGTGCATCGCGCGCGCCATCGCCGTCGATCCGGAAGTGATCCTGATGGACGAACCGTGCTCGGCGCTGGACCCCATCGCGACGGCGAAGATCGAGGAGCTGATCCACGAACTGCGCGGCCGTTACGCCATCGTGATCGTCACCCACAATATGCAGCAGGCGGCCCGCGTGTCGCAGCGCACGGCATTTTTCCACCTGGGCAACCTGGTCGAATATGGCGTGACGTCGGACATCTTCACCAATCCCCGCCAGGAGCGGACCAAGGATTACATCACCGGCCGCTACGGCTGA
- the pstA gene encoding phosphate ABC transporter permease PstA, with protein sequence MNKPASMERSQTDWRSDAMRRRIGARYRAERRFRLLGLGAVAVSAGFLAFLLVSMLSSGLGGFNRTEVALPLDLKAAALEVTPEQLNSPGADLALASAGLADTVEAAALAAFGETPVPVVSEYSWLAVRDAIKADPALINRSAKIDVPVSSEIEEAVKGDGTPEAEAIVQRLTAAGALNSGFNWQFLTASDSTDPSAVGIWGALKGSFLTMLVTLALAFPIGVFSAVYLEEYAPRNRWTDLIEVSINNLAAVPSIIFGLLGLAVFLNTLNLPRSAPIVGGLTLALMIMPVIVIAGRNAIKAVPPSIRDAALGIGASRVQVVFHHVIPLALPGILTGTIIGMARALGETAPLLMIGMRAFIVSAPEGMADPATVLPVQIFLWSDQVSRGFIEKTSAAIIVLLVFLLAMNALAIYLRNRFETRW encoded by the coding sequence ATGAATAAGCCCGCGTCCATGGAACGGTCGCAGACCGACTGGCGCTCCGACGCGATGCGCCGCCGCATCGGTGCGCGCTATCGCGCCGAACGGCGGTTCCGCCTGCTCGGGCTGGGCGCAGTTGCGGTGTCCGCCGGGTTCCTTGCCTTTCTGCTCGTTTCCATGCTGTCCAGCGGCCTTGGCGGCTTCAACCGGACCGAAGTGGCGCTGCCGCTCGATCTGAAGGCGGCGGCGCTGGAAGTGACGCCGGAACAGCTCAATTCGCCGGGCGCCGATCTGGCGCTGGCCAGTGCCGGGCTGGCCGATACCGTGGAGGCGGCGGCGCTGGCGGCATTCGGGGAAACCCCCGTGCCGGTGGTGTCCGAATATAGCTGGCTGGCCGTGCGCGACGCGATCAAGGCCGACCCGGCGCTGATCAACCGGTCGGCGAAAATCGACGTGCCGGTGTCCAGCGAGATCGAGGAAGCGGTCAAAGGCGACGGCACGCCGGAGGCAGAGGCGATCGTTCAGCGCCTGACCGCGGCAGGCGCGCTCAATTCGGGCTTCAACTGGCAGTTCCTGACCGCATCGGATTCCACCGATCCCAGCGCGGTCGGCATCTGGGGCGCGCTGAAGGGATCGTTCCTGACGATGCTGGTGACGCTGGCGCTCGCCTTTCCCATCGGCGTGTTCTCGGCCGTGTATCTTGAGGAATATGCCCCCCGCAATCGCTGGACCGACCTGATCGAGGTGTCGATCAACAATCTGGCGGCGGTGCCATCGATCATCTTTGGCCTGCTGGGGCTGGCGGTGTTCCTCAATACGCTGAACCTGCCGCGATCCGCGCCCATCGTTGGCGGCCTGACGCTGGCGCTGATGATCATGCCGGTCATCGTCATTGCGGGCCGCAACGCGATCAAGGCGGTGCCCCCTTCGATCCGCGACGCCGCGCTCGGCATCGGCGCATCGCGTGTGCAGGTGGTGTTTCACCACGTCATCCCGCTGGCCCTGCCCGGCATCCTGACCGGGACGATCATCGGCATGGCCCGCGCCCTGGGCGAAACCGCCCCGCTGCTGATGATCGGGATGCGCGCGTTCATCGTCAGCGCGCCGGAGGGGATGGCCGATCCGGCCACCGTATTGCCGGTCCAGATCTTTCTGTGGTCCGATCAGGTCAGCCGCGGCTTCATTGAAAAGACCAGCGCGGCGATCATCGTGCTGCTGGTGTTCCTGCTCGCCATGAACGCGCTTGCCATCTATCTTCGCAACAGGTTCGAGACCCGCTGGTAA
- the pstC gene encoding phosphate ABC transporter permease subunit PstC, with the protein MNPVVLFFLVLGLALIGWLVARARAAGLEGANGRRPHSLPAQHGWYVAIWVALPALAFLGIWAAIMPALVADTVTAHPAAAALPTQGFERASILAEARALATGNAYGAFNPLAETLAPIYAAAADRYGWIGTAIALLLAFAGGAYAYTRIRADLRARTMVERVVMMVLLIASLIAILTTLGIFLSLLFESARFFAIVPVTDFLFGTRWNPQVISATNPGETLGAVPLFWGTFFIGAVIAMIVAIPFGLMSAIYLTQYAAPAVRKWMKPILEILAGVPTVVYGYFAALTVGPAIRDLAVTLGFTYASSESALAAGLVMGIMIIPFVSSMADDSIAAVPRAMRDGSLAMGATTSETIRRVLLPAALPGVVAGMLLAVSRAIGETMIVVMAASGAANITINPFDSATTVTKQIVDLLTGEAEFDSPKTLAAFALGLTLFLVTFLLNIVALRVVKKYREAYE; encoded by the coding sequence GTGAACCCTGTCGTCCTGTTCTTTCTGGTCCTCGGCCTGGCGCTGATCGGCTGGCTGGTCGCGCGTGCCCGCGCCGCCGGGCTGGAGGGCGCAAATGGCCGTCGCCCCCATTCGCTGCCAGCCCAGCATGGCTGGTATGTCGCGATCTGGGTCGCGCTGCCCGCCCTTGCCTTTCTGGGGATCTGGGCCGCGATCATGCCCGCGCTGGTCGCCGATACGGTCACCGCGCATCCCGCCGCCGCCGCGCTGCCGACGCAAGGGTTCGAACGCGCCTCCATCCTGGCAGAGGCGCGCGCGCTGGCCACCGGCAATGCCTATGGCGCGTTCAACCCGCTGGCCGAAACGCTCGCCCCCATCTATGCCGCCGCCGCAGACCGTTATGGCTGGATCGGCACGGCCATCGCGCTGCTGCTCGCCTTTGCCGGCGGTGCCTATGCCTATACCCGCATCCGGGCGGATCTGCGTGCGCGCACCATGGTCGAACGGGTGGTGATGATGGTGCTGCTGATCGCATCGCTGATCGCGATCCTGACTACGCTTGGCATCTTCCTGTCGCTTTTGTTCGAAAGCGCGCGCTTCTTCGCGATCGTGCCGGTCACCGATTTCCTGTTCGGCACCCGCTGGAACCCGCAGGTGATCAGCGCGACCAACCCCGGCGAGACGCTGGGCGCGGTGCCGCTGTTCTGGGGCACCTTCTTCATCGGCGCGGTGATCGCCATGATCGTCGCCATCCCGTTCGGCCTGATGAGCGCCATCTACCTCACCCAATATGCCGCCCCGGCCGTGCGCAAGTGGATGAAGCCGATCCTGGAAATCCTGGCCGGCGTGCCGACGGTGGTTTACGGATATTTCGCCGCATTGACCGTCGGCCCGGCGATCCGCGACCTGGCTGTCACGCTGGGCTTTACCTATGCCAGCAGCGAAAGCGCGCTGGCGGCGGGCCTGGTGATGGGGATCATGATCATCCCGTTCGTGTCGTCCATGGCGGATGACAGCATTGCCGCCGTGCCGCGCGCCATGCGCGACGGATCGCTGGCAATGGGTGCGACGACCAGCGAGACGATCCGGCGCGTGCTGCTGCCCGCCGCGCTGCCCGGCGTCGTTGCCGGAATGCTCCTCGCCGTCAGCCGCGCGATCGGCGAAACGATGATCGTGGTGATGGCGGCCAGCGGCGCGGCCAACATCACGATCAATCCGTTCGACAGCGCCACCACGGTGACCAAGCAGATCGTCGACCTGCTGACCGGCGAGGCGGAATTTGACAGCCCCAAGACGCTGGCTGCCTTTGCCCTTGGCCTGACGCTGTTCCTTGTCACCTTCCTTCTCAACATCGTCGCGCTGCGCGTGGTGAAGAAATATCGGGAAGCTTATGAATAA